Proteins from a genomic interval of Zingiber officinale cultivar Zhangliang chromosome 2A, Zo_v1.1, whole genome shotgun sequence:
- the LOC122040953 gene encoding protein GAMETE CELL DEFECTIVE 1, mitochondrial-like, protein MLSFCRTRLFSSAFRRPLPFSTPSLTAPQLLSTRSRLSSLNSASGDDQWNDAWETAWLPDDLSPVGERAPWEPANSSANDVGLPIEADADTQAFVAEMNERWNERRGSRGSQKGSQLVEPAEGVVEKKTAYDYRIRKQRIHAGLWMKEIEKLEEAKLGGSNASDDLDRLLDSCSEIFDSGNIGQDDSKIPSTTEFKTKPDGWETTSKSRDGNIWEISQREEDVLLQEFERRIAFSKFQLASFIKTHIFSRRRPVDGWKYMIELIGPNAKRGKGGVQRLPSLADPSTLPYKEERPAIGPNLNSYKRR, encoded by the exons ATGCTTTCTTTCTGTCGGACTCGCCTCTTCTCCTCCGCTTTCCGAAGACCTCTTCCCTTCTCTACTCCATCTCTCACAGCGCCACAACTTCTCTCCACCCGATCTCGACTCTCCTCCCTCAACTCTGCCAGCGGAGACGACCAGTGGAACGACGCCTGGGAGACCGCCTGGCTCCCCGACGATCTCTCCCCAGTTGGCGAACGAGCCCCATGGGAGCCCGCCAACTCCTCTGCCAACGACGTTGGTCTACCTATCGAGGCTGACGCTGACACCCAGGCCTTCGTTGCGGAGATGAACGAGCGGTGGAATGAGCGCCGCGGTTCTAGGGGTTCCCAGAAAGGGTCGCAGTTGGTGGAGCCAGCGGAAGGTGTCGTCGAGAAGAAGACTGCATATGATTATAGGATTCGAAAGCAGAGAATACATGCTGGTCTGTGGATGAAGGAGATAGAGAAGCTGGAGGAGGCCAAGTTGGGTGGTTCCAATGCCAGTGACGACCTTGATCGCCTTCTCGATTCCTGCTCCGA GATCTTTGATTCCGGGAATATTGGACAGGATGATTCTAAGATTCCTAGTACTACAGAGTTCAAAACCAAGCCTGATGGTTGGGAAACAACATCCAAGAGCCGAGATGGAAATATATGGGAAATATCTCAAAGAGAAGAGGATGTTCTCCTCCAAGAATTCGAGCGCAGGATAGCTTTCAGCAAATTTCAG CTCGCTAGCTTCATCAAAACTCATATATTTAGCAGGAGGCGGCCTGTAGATGGCTGGAAGTACATGATAGAGTTAATTGGCCCCAATGCAAAGAGAGGGAAAGGGGGCGTCCAAAGGCTGCCCAGTTTAGCTGACCCATCTACACTGCCTTATAAGGAAGAAAGACCAGCCATCGGGCCTAATTTGAACTCCTACAAAAGGAGATAA